GCAACTAGCTGCTCAAGAGGCTCTCCAGAGCTGGGGACCTGAGCGTGACCACAAGGAACAGGCTGCTGCTTATAACACCACGAACCTAAACAATTTTCAATCACCAGATTATAATCGGAACTCTCCGATGAATGAGATGAACAAGGCAGTCATAGTAAATGAGGGTCCAAAGCCTCATCTAAGGTCAACAGTTTCAATGCGAGATGTTCTTAGCAGGAAGCAAGTTCTGCCTGAAGATTTTgtggagaaaaaggaaatggaaCGTGGCCACCCCGAAATGCACCGAGTGGCTTTGAGCGAAATGCTTCATGCTCTGAGGGAGGATTTAACATTTCCTGCAAAAGTTGAGAAAGATGGAAATGATCAAAAGCCATTTTTGACACAGAGGAAGAAGTTCGGTTTCATCCACATATCACTTCCCCTGTCGAAGCCAAGTAAGAAAAAGACACAAACTTTGAACGCAATGTGACACATTAGATTGAATAACAGCAACTCCTTGAGCACCAACAGTTTCAAATTCAGTTTCCTTGTTTATTTAGTTGTGCTTCTGCTTATGTTAGCGTATTGAAGGTGTGGTTTTAATGTGTGTCTGTCTGTATAGGTGATTTATTAATCTGTACTATGCAGTGAGGGTTGGGATTTGTTACTTTAATTATGAGATGGATTTGGAATGAAATTTTTACTAAGatcatttctttcttataCTTGAGGCTCACATGGACAATTGCTATTATCACATTCGTAACTTATCTCCTAAAACATATTTGACTCCTTATGTATAAAGAGCATTTTAaacataaattataatttgacacgtatgtattatttttgttatattttaataaatcaCTCTAGTGTATATGTAACCAAATAATGTTCGttcttaaattttaaaaagcttTCTGCTTTCACTAGTCACTTAACTATTCTCATTAAAAATCCGCCATTTCCACTTTTGCGCGAATTCGGGGTTACCGCGGGAAATTGcgctttttggtttttcactttttactCCTCTTTTCGCGCACCCTTCTCAATTTTACAGCAACGTCCCGTCCCGCCCAAAATGTGTGCGTGCAAGTTAGCAACCCAAATTGTACTAAGCTACCGTGCACGGCTTGTGCCGTACGGACCAGACCACGTCGGCATAGTGGCGAAAAATTACAAGTGGGTTGGCCCACAAAATACATTGTGTATGCGCACTTAACCAGCAGCGTATCTTAGATGAGCTGTAAATCGAAAACTGGAAGTGCGCCAGTCTGCTCGTCTTCCACTAATTTACGGAAGTCCTATAAAATAAATGCAAATTTAATCTTCCCTGAAAAAAATAGTTGAAAAAATAGAAGTTGCAGAGTTGCAGAGCATAGTGGTGCTTCAATGGCGAATCTGAGAAGGACCAGGAAGAGGGTTCATGGAATCCCTCGTGCTGCAGATGGAAGTGCTTTTCAAAAGTGGTATGGCATATAATTcgttatgttttttttcccccccctttcttttttgggtttaatttaattctctTCTAAATTTGGATGACATTTTGGGCTTCTTCTGATATGCTTGTAGCAACACCTGTGGGGCTTCGGTGCCCATTGCTTTGGCTGGCATGCACGAGTGTGATCTCAATCCGAAGGTGAAGAGGTTCAAGGGCGTATGCCTAGATGTTCAGAAACAGAGCTTTTATGACCAACTCATAGTCATGTCAccttttcatttcttcatGTAAGTTTTTAGATATAAAGTTACTTACTTTATTGCGTCTATTACTTGTTCTTAGTCTCAgctgaatttaattttgtgggTTTATCAGGAAAGAGTTTACCAAGACTAGCAAAGCTGGAAATTGGGTTGCCATTAACCGAGAAGGGTTTGAGGCATGGAAGAACATGTCCGAGAAGGTAAAGAGTGAATCTTTTATCTTTATAAACCCTACCCAGTTGTTAAATTTTCGAATCCATGAGTTTTTATCACATTTCTTTTGGACTTTTTGCTTTGGTAGGAGAGGCAACCATATGTTGCTGAAGCTGAAAAGGTTGACAAGGCTTATGAGAAAGCTTTGCTTGAAGAAGCAGATGATAAGCTAAAGGTAACGCTaaagttggaaaaaaaatttccaactGTTTCGCCATCAATCACAAGGCGATAAAAttcccttcttctttcttcaattCCATTGTTTTTATGATCTGTAATTGCTCATTTGTGATGCCCTTTGGTGCTCATAACGtttccaatttcaattgtGGGTCATGATGACCATTATGTTTTATACCTGTTAATCTGCTGTTATGTATTTTGTTGATAGCATGCATAAATGCATATGCTCAAGTTTTGTTCTGAACTAATGATATCAGGGTAgcaataagaaagaaaagctttcttctcttttctagTTGTGTATTATGTGAATGTGACTTTCCTCCTCTTATATTTGCATTTCCATGTAGTCAATTTGATATTAATCCATCTAGATCCTCTGCTCTCTATAGTGTATAAATCCTAGTCTGCTTTTTCCCATATACTCCAGAATGATTAATGACCTTATAATTAATCCTAGTCTCCTCCAGTAATTCAATTAATGAGAAGGTCATTGGTTGCAGGTAGATGATGAGGCAGATTCAGCAATGGCCGGGAACAATGAGAAGGCTGGTGAGGTATGTTTGCTTTAAGGCTTAGAATACGTTGCGGTTTAATGGTTGGTTTTGTAACTATCTATCTGGTTCTGGATCCGATTGTTTCCTACCCGTCTGCTCATGAACTTgtgtttgtttatataatGTGGTTCAATCACAGTTTTATGGAGACTATGAGAATTCTGATGGCACTGATGAGCTTTGGGACAACTATGGTAGAGCTGGATCCTGGCAGACCTACGCTCGGTACGCTTGTGTCTAAAATTGCATTCCTCTCTTTCCTTAGCCTGCATTGTCCTGCTAATTCCCTAAACTTCATCCCCTCATGATACAGGCCAATAGGGTATGAGTTTCCCTCAGGCAAATGGAGTATGATTTTTGAAGACTCTCAAGTTTGAGAAATCGCCCTaaggtttctttttcttttgctgatCATTTTGGGCTGATGCCAGCATCCAATTGGCAATGGTGGAAAATCTACGTCCTGAGATTATTTTCCCATTACCTGTTTTCTCAAAGGCAAGTCATTTTGGCTATTGTATAGTAGTAGTAGGAGTGGATTCTAACATTGAAAAAGTTTCACTTTTTGATGTGAGATTGAGATACTTGAGAAgtagatattttgtttatattatcCTTTGGAAAATGTCTCACCAAGCACTTCCAGAAAAAAGAGCTTCAAGTCTTTCTGTAAAACCCATCGGCTATGATTGTATTAAGTACATGTTAATTTGCTAATTACCATTATTTGCTACTGGTTTCATATGTGTATGCTAATTACCATTATTTGCTAATTACAAATCATGTGTAACATGATTGTATaagggaaaagaagaagaaggaggaggagggggggGGGGCGGGCGGGTTGCGGGGCGGTGGTGTTAAATTAGAGGTATGATTGACCTAATATCCAACTAACTCCATTCCCAAGCCTTCTTGATCATAGGCCTCCTACTCTTCTTCTACTTGGAAATATGGTAAATGTTTAACCTCACTCACCCAAAAGGGCATCATGCATTAAATCCAACTCTCTTTTATGCTTTGGACAATGctttaaaattcatttattttttccaaaacTCTTTCATCTGTAGGATTGTGAGGTTCATATAACTCATGAAAAGTGTTGGAATTCTATAAACATCCTAATATTTTCAATAAGTTACTACAATTTCATTCCAAGtacttccattttcttttttcttttttttcctttttttttggttgttgtcaaagttagaaagagaaagaggaggtttttctcacacacattgGTGCCACGAAGTTTCAAACTTAAGACTATGATCTAAAAGTCAAGACAAAAGCATAGTTTGGTCACATTTTAGCAATTTTGCAAAGACAGAGGCACAGTTAAATAATTCATGCCAGAGAAAAACTTTGAAAAATCAAGGataaaagagaaggaaaaaaaaatgttgaagGAGATATtcattagaaagaaaaaacagatttgatctctctctctctctgagatACCGATAGCACGTGATTTGCACTGAGAAAGGTAAAACGTACGGTCACGTGGACTTCATAGCAATCTCAAACGAGCACCCCATCAAGAAAagattttcacaaaattttactccaaaaaagaaaaagaagagaaaataattatatatttaaaataaaataaaaaaattcgaaGTAAAGCAACTTCTCTAGCAGGGCTTGGAGGCTCTGTATTCATCTCTGATGGACTGTGCTTGCAGCAATTTCAGAAGCTCATCTTTGCTTCTTCTCGGGCGATCCCCATCTCTTCATCCACACTCTTCGTTCCCTTCCAAGCTCAGATTCTTGGTATGCCTTTCTCTATCTTCTGTAATTTTCGTGTTTTAATTTGGCTGTTGATTGCTTCTAATTCACAGACACTGAAGCGTTTGAACCTGGCTAAGCATGCCCGGTGGGTAAGGAGTGCTTGTGGGTTCAACGAAAACGGCTCTGTTAATGGGTTTTCCGTCACACCCAACAAGCTTTTCATGCAAGAGGTACTGATTGTTCCCCTTctaatgttttctttatttattgggTATTTGTGTACGTTGTGAAAGCTGAGCTTGAAAAGTTTCGGTTTTTAATTGTAAGtttgcttctttttgtttgtgtgtgtgtggaaaATATTGGTGAACCAGagtttctgggttttgtttttgttcttcagaaaaagaaaagaaaaggatagGTGATTTTGATGAGCTTAatgtttttccttctcttttttggcGTTTCAGGCAATTGGAGCTGAATATGGAGAAGGTTTTGAGACTTTTAGACCAGATGGGCCTCTCAAGGTTGATGTGGTAAGGATATGGGGGTATATGTATATCAGCCAAATTGTTTTTTATGATGttctgtcaaatttttttactggTTATACTTTCTGGCTCTCTTAGAGCATAGGCAAGAACTTACTAGTGTTAATTCTTATTTTGAGTAGGATTTTTTGAACGACAGACTCCAAGAAGGTTTTCTTCAACGTATACGATATGCCATGAAACCTGATGAAGCGTATGgtcttattttctcttttgacaATGTTGTGGTAAGTTTTTGTAACACTCATTAGCTAtactttgaaagaaaaaaaaaaacactcatTAGCTATATGTTTTGAAGTTTTGGTGGTTAGAAATGATATGCCAAAATCATCAAGAAAAAGATTTAAATGTGTAAATTATGTGTTTCAGGCTGATACTCGaacattgaaattaaattcttGGAAGCAACTTGCCTCAGAAGAGGGTATGCAACCATTTCTTCCCTTTTATAGCCCATGGCAGGCCTTTCAGTGCATTCTCAATGTTGGATAAAATGCTGAACTGGTTTTCCATCTGTTTTGTGTGCTTctaaaactctttttttttcaaagccCGGAGGCTAAGATATTCGAGATTATCCTGACTGTCTTTAGTTTCATTAGCAGTTGTTTCTGATTATATACTTTCTTTTGTTCCTAAATCTTTTATTCTTTGTCAGGAAAGGAAATTCCTGAAGATGCGGATGTGCAAGGACGAATGCTTTATGCAGGTGCTGATCATGTGTTGCATAAGGTTTGGGATTAGTGTTCATTTAAGGATTTGTGGTTATCTAAATAGTCAGATAAGATGCAGTGTTTTGACTAGTAAATGCATCTCTTATTAGACAGTAATATTTCTACAAACTCTGATTGTCTagataaaaaattattgagtATAGAGAATTTAAGAGACAATGGGGTTTTAGAGCTGCTTTTAATAAAGCAATTCTGTACAAACAAAATGGAGCATTAGACTGCAAGTTTTGGTTCCCAGTAAATTATGTTAAATTTGGCAAGATTTTAAAAAGTGTAGCTCCATCTTTGAGAAGGTTATGATCCTTGGCAAAAGCAATATTGATCAGGAACCATATGATTAAGACATTCCAAGTGAATGTCTTGCTCCTGAGGTATCTCTGTTGAGTAGTCTAGCTATTATGTCAATAATTTATCTCTTTGAATTCTTTTTCTCTGATGCATTGTTGCATTTTCTatgatatttttcttcataactcatgaagaaaataaaaaattatttttaataatgacCAATTAAAGCATTTTGGGATTAAATACCGTTCCTGCAATTCAACTTTCTTTATCTATAACTTGTGGTGGTTGCTTgcatttttctatttctagTCTAGTAAAATTTATGGTTAATTTCCTATAAACCATCACACTGGATACTCATATCGGATGCACCTCATAAGTCTCCAAAAACTTTCAGCTTTTACTCTGGGATGAAGCAGAAGGAGAACTAGATAGATTGGCGTTAAGGTTTTCACAGCTATATTATGATAATCTTCTCAGGGTGAGCGTTAAGctgtttataatttatttaaggTTTGTCTCTTACATGCAACTACTGATGTTATgtactttttccttttccagcTTAGTAAACCTGTAGAGGGGCTCAAGGAATGGCTAGATGCTGTATCCACAGCTCGTATCCCTTGTGCTGTAGTTTCAAGTCTTGATCGGATAAACATGACAGAAGCCCTAGAACGAATGGAACTCAAGAAGTATTTCCAGGTTGGTGTACTTTTGAATTACACAAAACTTTCCAACGGAAATTACAACAGAGTTGAGTGCTTTATAACCAAACCCCAGCGGAACTTGTGATTTGTAATTTCCCATTGAGAGATGTGAATGATAACCCCATGGTGATGGATTTCTGTTAATTCCACTTACATCACACACCGTACCTGATTGTTGTCATTGTGGGTTACAGGCAATTGTGACAGAGGAAGATGGAATGGATTCAATAGCTCATAGGTTTCTTTCTGCAGCTATGAAGGTATTTCCTGCAACTTACTATTACTAGTGAATAAATATGTACTTCTAGTGTCACCATAAAGGTCAGCTCTCCACTCAAGTCAGACTCTGTCTGGAATCAGTCTGTATCTTCACATGTTATTGTATACGACAatacaattaattttcttgGGATCATTCTCTAACCCAATCTATTATTCCACTTGCAGCTGGACCGAAAACCATCGAAGTGTGTAGTGTTTGAGGATGAGCCTAGAGGTATAGCTGCTGCCCACAACTGTACAATGATGGCGGTGGCATTGATCGGCGCCCACCCTGCGTATGTATTCTCATCCTCTTCACCCTTGATAGCACTGTTTAGATGTCCCATGAATATAGAATACACCTACGGATACACATTCAAATACGCATACATTGAAGTACTCCTTAACTATGTACGAACACATTGTACTGTATATCCTGATCGAGATTGATTGTGGCACACGCAGGTATGACCTGGTTCAGGCGGATCTTGCAGTTGCTAGTTTTAATGAACTTTCAGTGATCAATCTCCGAAGACTATTTGCAAACAAGGGTTCTACATTCATGGACTTACAAAAGCAGGTTATAGAAAAATCTCCACCAAAGAGGAAGCTTACAATAGATACTATTTTCtgaattcttttttctcttcttctaaTTCTCTCCCCATCTTGTAATCTAGCAGCTGATCATCtgctttcctttcttttttcttcgttTGTACCTGATctcgtaatttttttttctttttttcgtcTTTGATATACAGTTATTATAGTGAAAAGCTCATTTCTGATGTTatacacacaaaaattaaatataaaaaaaaaacgctTCCATTGACGTCTCAGTATTTAAATCTTAGAACTCCAATAAATAATCAATGGCCGAttgttataatttataattggGAAGTGAATTTGATTATTGGAAACACATGTTTCAATCTGCTTTCGCTTTCAAAATACAAGAGCAAAGTTTCTATGAGGTAAGGTTGGCCTCAAAATTTCGTTCCTTGATATTGGATAAGGCTGGGGACCTCAATTTTCAATGGATTAAATTTGTTTGTATTATAATTTGTAAGCAACGACACGTCGTCATAGGATGAATAAACGACAGTTGTTGAAGCGCTTCATTGTCGTTACCGTTGACTGTTGGAGTGGTGGTGACATGGCAAAAATCAGCACCGGTGTGGAAATCCCCTTATCGTTATTGTCATCCTCCTCTGACAGACTTATTCTCCCTTTTCCATCTTCgctgagaagagagagagagatgcaaAGAGCTTGGAGTTAGAGAGGGACCAATTAATTATCTTCGCATCCAAACATGTCCTGCATTCACAGCTACGGCTCCATAGCTTCCTTCTCTGTTCCCTCCTCGCCTTCCTTTACACGAAGATCCAGATGCGCCTCCAAGCCTAAGCTCCTCTGTGCACTCGGAGGTAATTCAATAACACGGCGTCGTTTCCATGCTTAATTTGAAAGCTACGACCTGGGTTTTGTAGGAAATGGTCTAATTGATGTTGGGTCTGTTCCAATTTGGTTCTTTTATTTAGCACACAATCGTATGCTTGCCAAGTTTGAATTTTGCCCTCTTGTCTCAATGTCTCTCCCAGATACTCATTTTGTCCTTCACATTGTAATTCATGTGTATTTGATTCAGGGAGTGTGGCAGAACCCAAAGTTACCTCTGTTGCTGAGCCGCTTTTGCTCAATGCGGTTCGTGGGGACGATGTTGAAAGGCCCCCAGTTTGGCTCATGAGGCAAGCAGGGAGGTACATGAAGGCAGGttcattatttatatatatatatatatatattgctatCTCATTCTCTGTTAATTATTTCTTAGCTCTTGTAAGGCCTAAGACTGGAGTGGCTACTTCTCTTCTGCTTAGATACGTTCACTAACTTATTTCAGCATTTGTATATGATATGACAGAGTTATCAAACTCTCTGCGAGAGGTATCCGTCATTTCGGGAAAGGTCTGAAAATGTTGACCTTATTGTCGAAATTTCTCTACAGCCCTGGAAGGTTTTCAAGCCTGACGGAGTAAGATGCCACTCTGGGATTCATCGTTGGTTGTTTTCCAGTTTAGCCACTTACATTTTGTAGTTTTGTTAcgtgtttctttttctcacaAGTCTCTCATGTTTGTGACAGGTCATTTTATTCTCTGACATTCTTACTCCTCTCTCCGGGATGAATATACCATTTGACATTGTAAAAGGCAGGGGTCCTGTAATATTTGATCCTCTGCATACAGCTGAGGATGTTGATCAAGTAAGAGAATTTGTTCCTCAAGAGTCAGTTCCATATGTTGGGGAAGCATTGACAATCTTGCGAAAAGAGGTCTAACTCTATGCCCCCCTATTGATTTCAAacattttatatctttatgATTTCACTGTGAACTAGAGCCAATATGTATAAATCACTAAATTTAGCATCTTTGCTGATATGGTGTCAATAATTTTTCTGATGAGAAGgatcaaaggaaaaaaaaaaatctcacatGGTATTTGGAAGAGAGACCAGAGTCTTTTCCAAAATTGTCCAGAGATCCATTAGAGCTTTACAATATTATGTTAGAAAGGATCCTGGAAGATTTAACGCTACAGACCATGGCAATCTGTCCTAAATGCTACCTTGGAGACTTTGAAGTAAAgaacatgaaatttttttacataGACAGTTACTAACAACCTTCTCTTGTTTCACTTGTCTAACTGGATGTTTTAAATCTCATTATTAGTTTATTATGTAGTTTACATTTTGAAGCTTTATAAAGGTACtcattttatttcatgaaatttgaaaaggtGTACTCTGCTACAGCCAGCATTATAACCTTTGGAATCCTCACCCATATCTTTACGTTTCCAGGTAGATAATCAGGCAGCAGTGCTAGGTTTTGTTGGGGCTCCTTTTACCCTTGCATCGTATGTGGTGGAAGGTGGTTCATCAAAACACTTCACAAAGATTAAGAGATTAGCCTTCTCTCAACCGAAGGTAATTCTAGTGCTGCTCATATCTAGTTTTACGTAACTTGAGGTCTGTAAGCTTGGATACAAATGTGCTTTAGTGCTCTTCCATGGTGATACACCGTTGACTACCTACTGGGGCGTATTGAGCCCGGTTACAGCATTTCCTATTTGGGTTCTTTTTTGGTGTGACTGAAGGCCTGAAACTTAGATGCAAGTCGTTCccctttttactttttttttgggtcttttatcttccatttttttttttttatcatcatGGTTACATGCATTGTGAGAGAGCCAATAAGTAAGGTCCTGTAGCATCCATCTTCCCAAATTTGCTCTACGATAGTTGTACTAATGATAATTGACTCTCATCATCCAATGCCTTTATATTATTTCACCTTCAACTTGGTTAGTAGCTCCTAGGGTACTCCCTTTGTGAGAAAATTTTTGGTTTCAAACCCATCTTGCGACATTCACCGGTACTTTTGATGTTTTTTGGGAGTGTTGCATTGTTAATGAAGGAGTGAATATCCATTTTCTAATCCACAAAAAAtctcctttgttttcttttttaatgtcTTCTCCCCTATTTTCTGCCTGTTGACAAACTTTGTTGAGCTATGGTTCTTTCCTCAGGTCCTCCATGCATTACTTCAGAAATTTACAACTTCGATGACAAAGTATGTTCGATACCAAGCTGATAGTGGAGCTCAAGCTGTTCAGATATTTGACTCATGGGCCACAGAGCTCAGCCCTGCTGATTTTGAGGAATTCAGTCTCCCATACTTGAAGCAAATTGTGGATGGTGTGAAAGAGACCCATCCAGATCTCCCTTTAATCCTTTATGCAAGTGGATCTGGGGGTCTGCTTGAGAGGCTGGCTTTGACGGGTGTTGATGTAGTTAGCTTGGACTGGACTGTTGATATGGCTGAAGGTAGACGACGACTGGGACCAAATATAGCAGTTCAAGGTAATGTGGATCCTGGTGTTCTTTTTGGTTCAAAGGAGTTCATCACCAGCCGAATAAATGATACGGTGACGAAAGCTGGTAGAGGGAGACATATTTTGAATCTTGGCCATGGCATTGTAGTAGGTACACCTGAGGAGAATGTTGCTCATTTCTTTGAGGTTGCTAAAGGAATCAGATactaaaaattttatttagatCGAATGAATTTCTGCTTAGTTCATTGAGCTCCTTTCTTTGTAACTTTTTGTTCCAATTTTATCCCctgttaaattaattatactGGTCTTTGTAATTTGTTGAGGCCTTCCTTTTCTATTGAGGCTATTTAGACATGCAAAGCCTTTCTGTGCAACTCCTTAAAGAGGGACACAAGTGGCGTTTGTTTATGGATTTAACAGCTAATTAGTGTATGAAATCTTACACTGCATTTTCAACGAATATATGCAAGCACTCATTTCCTTGATTCTGGGTGAAGAAGATTTAATTATATAGTCTCTGACATGTACTTCAAGATCACGTATATATAAGCTTGGTTGTTCACCTACCAAGCTTGCCCCAGCTAATGATGAACTTGTTGGTGCATCTCTATTATATAATAAGTTTTCAATAATCAGCACCGGCTAATTTTTTTGGggctttcttttcttggtgAATAAGTTAATgcaatcctttttttttttttttttgaggtaCATTTTTAGCAGCTTTCTTTTCTGCTTAATAAAACCTTGTCCAAATCTGATAGGTTTGTCCaaatcttccttttcttctttttggtagGTTGGTGTTTGGTCATTTTCAAAGCCATCTAAGAACTAAAAAGCCACTGAAACGTGGAACATCTGAAATTTGTCGAAGATTTTATACCATGGGGCATGGAGAGCATGAAGCATGCATgcctcttatttatttatttttttcttgctaGCTAGGTTGGTCCACGAGAATATGATCAATCATTAAACCTAATTAAGCATGAACTTTACAAACACCGAATCCCACCGTCACTAATCATCAAGATTAAGACAACGCAACGTCACGAATCCCACCGAATCCCAGCAATGAAGCCCATGACTCTTTATAAGGAACAAACATACAAGAGTAAAATACGTTCTAGAATGATGATTAAGGCCATTTAATtgttaattagtttaattatcagccttgtaaaataaaatacaattttatttaaaatgaGTAGACAAACTATAAACCAACCGGCGGGGGCCTCGAGCGAGCTGTCACAATTTGGTTGGTTTCCGAGTTCTAACTAAGGTAGTACAACAAGAAGGCATGGTGACAGACGTAGATAGACCGACCTTCCTTAACAACTTCAATACGAATTTAGAGGAATATACAAACGGCCCATAACGTTTGTAACACATTGCTTTTTGTATCCTCTCATTTCTATCTCTCTTTCCTTCCAACGTTCAGATCCTGTGGAGGCTTTGTGTCTTCTCCTCAAAGGTAACctcttcactttctttttcttccctttgaTTTTTTGCCATTGttgtttgttcttttgtcTTTCAGTATATTTGACTGCTTTAACTTTATCAAAAATATGTGTCACGATATGCAAACATTAACGTTGTCCCATGTTCTTGGAATTATAGAGATGACTTGTGTATAGATTTGCGTTTCTTagttttcttcctttctctctttctttggtTGTGGCTTGGAAACTTTCCTCAGTTTTGTATCAGCATCTTCTCCGTTCTGAAAAAAGCTAATTAAGAGGTTTATTTCTTGACTTGAGCTCTTCACTCTGTTTTCATATACATTGATTTGTTGTG
The Prunus dulcis chromosome 2, ALMONDv2, whole genome shotgun sequence DNA segment above includes these coding regions:
- the LOC117617528 gene encoding high mobility group B protein 12, with translation MANLRRTRKRVHGIPRAADGSAFQKCNTCGASVPIALAGMHECDLNPKVKRFKGVCLDVQKQSFYDQLIVMSPFHFFMKEFTKTSKAGNWVAINREGFEAWKNMSEKERQPYVAEAEKVDKAYEKALLEEADDKLKVDDEADSAMAGNNEKAGEFYGDYENSDGTDELWDNYGRAGSWQTYARPIGYEFPSGKWSMIFEDSQV
- the LOC117617524 gene encoding 5-amino-6-(5-phospho-D-ribitylamino)uracil phosphatase, chloroplastic gives rise to the protein MDCACSNFRSSSLLLLGRSPSLHPHSSFPSKLRFLTLKRLNLAKHARWVRSACGFNENGSVNGFSVTPNKLFMQEAIGAEYGEGFETFRPDGPLKVDVDFLNDRLQEGFLQRIRYAMKPDEAYGLIFSFDNVVADTRTLKLNSWKQLASEEGKEIPEDADVQGRMLYAGADHVLHKLLLWDEAEGELDRLALRFSQLYYDNLLRLSKPVEGLKEWLDAVSTARIPCAVVSSLDRINMTEALERMELKKYFQAIVTEEDGMDSIAHRFLSAAMKLDRKPSKCVVFEDEPRGIAAAHNCTMMAVALIGAHPAYDLVQADLAVASFNELSVINLRRLFANKGSTFMDLQKQVIEKSPPKRKLTIDTIF
- the LOC117617523 gene encoding uroporphyrinogen decarboxylase isoform X1 gives rise to the protein MSCIHSYGSIASFSVPSSPSFTRRSRCASKPKLLCALGGSVAEPKVTSVAEPLLLNAVRGDDVERPPVWLMRQAGRYMKSYQTLCERYPSFRERSENVDLIVEISLQPWKVFKPDGVILFSDILTPLSGMNIPFDIVKGRGPVIFDPLHTAEDVDQVREFVPQESVPYVGEALTILRKEVDNQAAVLGFVGAPFTLASYVVEGGSSKHFTKIKRLAFSQPKVLHALLQKFTTSMTKYVRYQADSGAQAVQIFDSWATELSPADFEEFSLPYLKQIVDGVKETHPDLPLILYASGSGGLLERLALTGVDVVSLDWTVDMAEGRRRLGPNIAVQGNVDPGVLFGSKEFITSRINDTVTKAGRGRHILNLGHGIVVGTPEENVAHFFEVAKGIRY
- the LOC117617523 gene encoding uroporphyrinogen decarboxylase, chloroplastic isoform X2 — protein: MSCIHSYGSIASFSVPSSPSFTRRSRCASKPKLLCALGGSVAEPKVTSVAEPLLLNAVRGDDVERPPVWLMRQAGRYMKSYQTLCERYPSFRERSENVDLIVEISLQPWKVFKPDGVILFSDILTPLSGMNIPFDIVKGRGPVIFDPLHTAEDVDQVREFVPQESVPYVGEALTILRKEVLHALLQKFTTSMTKYVRYQADSGAQAVQIFDSWATELSPADFEEFSLPYLKQIVDGVKETHPDLPLILYASGSGGLLERLALTGVDVVSLDWTVDMAEGRRRLGPNIAVQGNVDPGVLFGSKEFITSRINDTVTKAGRGRHILNLGHGIVVGTPEENVAHFFEVAKGIRY